The Saprospiraceae bacterium genome contains the following window.
TTAAATAACCTGGCATCGGGGAGTTTAACCAAATCCACCCTTACAGTTTATTAACAATGATGTTATAGCTTGCCTTTGGAGTCTGATTTACTAAACCTGTAATCAAAATGCTGTATTTCTTATTTGGAAGAATATTTAGGTTTGATATACTAACAACTACGGTCGCACCGGATTTTATGGTCAAGTCGTGTTTAGCAGGTGTCAAACTTGTAAACAAGGAGGTTGATTTATAATTTACTCCAGAAACCAAATCAGCTCCTGAACTAATGGATGATGATCATTGGATTGGAATTTGCAGACAAATTGATTAACCGAATATACCCTTTGGTTGTATCTGCAACACTTAAATCATCCTCATTGATTATGAGTTCGGGTGAACTTAGTGTCCCTATGGCCATCAACGAATAATTTTTAGCAGATCCAATATTAAAATTGGCATTTACAACAAATGCATTCGATATATTATCCCGAATTTTAAAATTCTGATTCCCACTATTGATTTCCTGATATTGTGTAATTCCACCAAACCCAGCAGTAAGAGCAACAATTACGGAATCTTCTACCAGAACGGTACTTAATTTTCCATCTAAAATACCATTTATAAACATAAGCTTAGATGGGCCAGAAGGACCATCGTCTGATGAGCTGCAGCCAAAAAATGAACAAACGATGGAAAGGACTACTATTGCAGTAGTAAAAACTGAATTTTTCATAATACAAATAAATTTAGGTGATCAAAAAGATTTCCCAGAAAATAGGGTTAGTGCTTAATAAGAATATTGAAAGAGGGCGATTCGTTCTGTAAATATACTACAGAAACAAATTAAACGCAAATATTCATTTTATAGTGCATCAAAAAAAAGCTTTTGTAGATTTGGAAAAAATATAGAAATGAGTATACTACGAAGGTCCAACGAGCGGAACCCAGTGAGTCAGATGGGATTCGGTAACTCAAGAATTGGAAGCACCCTGATATTGGCTTTAATCATTGCAGGTTTTTCGTACTTTAAATACTGTAGCACAAAGACTTACAATGAATATACCGGCAAATATCAACACGTTGGTATCAGTCCTGAACAAGAAATTGCGCTTGGTTTAAATACGGCTCCAGCAATGATTCAACAACACGGGGGTTTACATCCTGATCAACGAGGACAAGATCTGGTAAAAAGTGTGGGTCGAAAGCTGGTGCAAAGCACTATAGCTAGTAAAACACCGTATCAATATGATTTTCATTTATTGGCCGATGAGGAAGTTATTAATGCATTTGCGTTGCCGGGAGGACAGGTATTTATCACCGCCGCATTATTTAATAAATTGAAAAATGAAGATCAGCTGGCAGGGGTTTTTGGTCATGAAATAGGTCACGTCATCGCACGACATGGCGGCGAACGCATTACACAGACCGAACTTTTTGAAGGCTTATCGGGTGCAGCAACGGTCGCAACAGGAGATTATGCTACCGGACAAGGTGTTTCTGCCTTACTGAATCAATTTTTTTCTATGCCTTATGGGAGAGATCAGGAACTGCAATCCGATGATATTGGAGTGAAACTCATGATGGATTCTGGTTACAATCCAGAAGAATTGATTGGAGTCATGGAAATTTTAAAAGCTGCAAGTGGTCCAAACAGAACCCCGGAGCGATTGAGCACACACCCAGATCCTGAAAATCGGATCGAACGAATTCGGGAAGCCATTCAAAAATATAAGAATCAACCAAATTAAATAAATATTATATATATTTATAATTGGTTATTAAAAAATTATATATTATTTTTTAATTTAATGTGATTTGAGTTTTAATTTTTCGAATCCTTTGAAAACAATAGAATAATTGTAAATTTGCACCTCCAATTTCTACTTTGGATCGGTAGTTCAGTTGGTTAGAATGCCGCCCTGTCACGGCGGAGGTCGCGGGTTCGAGTCCCGTCCGGTCCGCAAAAGCTTCACTTATTTGGTGGAGCTTTTTTTTTCTATATGCCTTTTTTTGTCTACATCATTGTCAGTTTGCAAAATGGTACTTTTTACAAAGGGTTTTCTCTGAACCCCGTTCTTAGACTTAAGCAACATAATGATGGTCTATCCAAATATACTTCCAAATTTAAGCCTTGGAAACTGGTTTATGTTGAGCAGTTTTCTTCCAAGTCTGATGCTTTGATTAGGGAAAAAATTTGAAAAAAGCGACTAATGAAAGGATCTTGGCTTTGATTGATTCTCCTAAAAATATTGTCAAGACTTTTATTCCTTAATTTCTAAATTCCTCATTGTTTGTATGCCGCCCTGTCATCCCCACAATCCTGTGGGGACGGGTTCGATCCCCACAATGCTATGGGGACTGGTTCCCGTCCGGTCCGCAAAAGCTTCACTTATTTGGTGGAGCTTTTTTTTTTCTATATGCCTTTTTTTGTCTACATCATTGTCAGTTTGCAAAATTGTACTTTTTACAAAGGGTTTTCTCTGAACCCCGTTCTTAGACTTAAGCAACATAATGATGGTCTATCCAAATATACTTCCAAATTAAATCTTGGAAACTGGTTTATGTTGAGCAGTTTTCTTCCAAGTCTGATGCTTTGATTAGGGAAAAAAATTTGAAAAAAGCGCCTAATGAAAGGATCTTGGCTTTGATTGATTCTCCTAAAAATATTGTCAAGACTTTTATTCCTTAAATTCTAAATTCCTCATTGTTTGTATGCCGCACTGTCATCCCCACAATCCTGTGGGGACGGGTTCGGTCCCCACAATTCTGTGGGGACGAGTTCGATCCCCACAATGCTATGGGGACTCGCTCCCGTCCGGTCCGCAACTCAGGTCCCCACCCTTTTGTGAGGGTATCTGAAATGCAAGCCTAAAACTCCTTTTATTGATTTTAATTTTCCAAACAATCCATAAGGAATCGTTTGGAAACTCTTTGGCTTCAGAAATTCATTCATCTCTAAAGTCTTTTTTGAATTTCACAATGATGATACCTGCTGTCTTCAAACACTTTAAACTGGGTATAAATTTGAATGGATCAAAAATATTTTCAAACCTATCGCTTGTTTCACTTAAGTTTTCTCAAAACGAATTGATAAATCCAGAATTGTCAGTTGAGTTTGAATTCGATCTGATAGATTCCTACTGCTTATAGCTATTTTATACTAATTCTACTTGATTTCAAAAGGCTTGTGAATCGTTTACTAAAAAATTTAGTATAGATAAAGTACATGTAAACTTAAATTAAGAAGCAATCAAAAAAACTTAATACACTTTGAATATTTATACTCCTTGACAGATATCATTCGATCGTTTGACCCCCGTCATCATTAAATAATTTAATCAAAACTAAAATTGTGAAAAATTAACTATTTAAAATTAAATTATTTAATATGAAATCGAAGGTATATTTCTTAATGGCTATAGTAACTACAGCCCTAGTTTATTGGACTTGCACACACGATGATGATAATATCACTCCATCAGGTCCTAAAATAACAAGAGGAACAAATGTTCATTTACCTGGAAACCTTACAACAGGAAATCCCAATGAATGGAAATTTGATAAAGTACATTCCAGTGTACTATGGCAAACACGATATGTTGGAGCATCTGGTTTGCTGACAGGTAGATTCAATCAATTTGGATTGCATGATGTCATCGATGCAAAGGCTATCAATTACACTGTTACTACACAACCCTTACCAGATTCTTCCTGGGCATTTTATGAAAATGAACCAGCTAAAAGTTATTTTAACGGATATGTACAGATCAATACCTCTAATACCGGTGAACCTGGTAGAGATGCGGGTTGCAATGTTGCTGGAATGGGTACTGTAGCGATTGTTACAGGAACACAAAACTTAACTCCACAAAATTTAGCAAAAATTAAAACCAAAGAAATAAAATTTGACCCTGCAAGCAATGGGTATATTGTAACGCTTGATTTAACTTATCAGGGAAAATTAACAGCACCCCTTACTAAAACAATCCCTGCAAAACTGAGCTATGTTCCAAAGCAAACTGTTCAATTTGGAACTGCTGCAGCTTATGATGTATTTGGATTACAATTAAGTTTTCAGTTTAATTGCAGAGATTATGGCATTACCAGCACCAGTATTGCAGACATTATAGAAATTCAGTGCAATGCTAACTTTCATAATAAATAAATCCAAAATACAATACAATGAAACCTCAATATAAAAAAACTGGCTACTATACTTCTTCTTGGTTTTCTGATAATAGGTTGCTATGAAGATGTAATTAGCCCTGAAAGAGACCCGGATGGTCCGCCGCAATCAGTCAGCTTTAAAAATGATTTGGCCCCACTACTTAATGCAAAGTGCACAGCGGTAGGATGCCATGTAAATGGAGCTCATAAGCCTTATATGGAAGATGTATCACTCTCGTTTAGAAATATAACAAGCGGTGGATTTGTAAATACTTTGCTACCAAAAGAAAGCATTCTTTACAAGCAGGTAAACGGAGCTATGTCAGAGTTTATTCCATCTAAAGCAGATAAACAATTGATTTACGATTGGATTCGAAACGGAGCACCAAATAATTGATATTAAAACGAAAATTATGAAAGCAAATAAAATCTCTATTATAAAACTGGGCATCAGCTTTATATTTTTTCTAACTTGTTTTAGCTGGGTCATGGCACAGGAATTAGAAACAAGCGTGGAAAAAGCTCCACGAAAATATGTAAAAAACACCTTTGAAAGTGTTTGGCTTATTGACAACCAAACCGTTATGGTCCCTTATAAAGGTACCTTCGAGTTTGACATCGCACACAGGTTTGGAAAAGTAAACAATGGATTTGAAGATTTGTACGGCCTCTTTGCACCATCAAATATTCGATTTGGTGTAAGTTATGCCCCAATTCAAAACTTAAATGTTGGTTGTGGGTTGACAAAAGAACGCATGATCTTAGATGGCAGTATAAAATATGCTATTTTGAAACAAACTCAGGATAGTTGGACATTTCCTGTCAGTATAACTTACTATGGAAATATGTCATACGATCTTAAAGAAGATCCTGATAAGAGCTTGTACAAATATGAAACAGACCGGCTCCGCTTTTTTAATCAATTGATTATTGCCAGAAAGATTACTGACAAACTATCGATTCAAGTTGCACCAAGCGTTTCACACCAAAATTTTGTGAACGGCTATTATTTTCAAGTCAATGACTCTACAAAAGAGATTAGAAATGAAATGAATCACAATCATTTTGCGATCGCATTCTCAGGTAGATACAAATTAACTGAATCCATTTCAATAATGGCTAACTACGATCAGCCCATCACGAAGCACACGATTAACAATCCGAATCCTAACCTTTCCTTTGGATTTGAATTCAATACCAGCGGCCACTCATTTCAAATTTTTGCAGGTAATTATGCTTTCTTAAATCCACAGCGCAACAATATTTTCAATAAAAACAATCCAATAGATTACAAAGATGCCAATAACAATACAGTAAAAGGCGGAACCTTTTTAATTGGATTTAACATTACCAGATTGTGGAATTGAATAGTATTAACTAATTATACCTAATTTTATTCAATTTCAGTATTATAAAACCCCGAATACTAAACGATTCGGGGTTTTTTAATTTATTAATACATTTGTACCATGTA
Protein-coding sequences here:
- a CDS encoding DUF4397 domain-containing protein; its protein translation is MKNSVFTTAIVVLSIVCSFFGCSSSDDGPSGPSKLMFINGILDGKLSTVLVEDSVIVALTAGFGGITQYQEINSGNQNFKIRDNISNAFVVNANFNIGSAKNYSLMAIGTLSSPELIINEDDLSVADTTKGYIRLINLSANSNPMIIIH
- a CDS encoding M48 family metallopeptidase; the protein is MGFGNSRIGSTLILALIIAGFSYFKYCSTKTYNEYTGKYQHVGISPEQEIALGLNTAPAMIQQHGGLHPDQRGQDLVKSVGRKLVQSTIASKTPYQYDFHLLADEEVINAFALPGGQVFITAALFNKLKNEDQLAGVFGHEIGHVIARHGGERITQTELFEGLSGAATVATGDYATGQGVSALLNQFFSMPYGRDQELQSDDIGVKLMMDSGYNPEELIGVMEILKAASGPNRTPERLSTHPDPENRIERIREAIQKYKNQPN
- a CDS encoding GIY-YIG nuclease family protein; translation: MPFFVYIIVSLQNGTFYKGFSLNPVLRLKQHNDGLSKYTSKFKPWKLVYVEQFSSKSDALIREKI
- a CDS encoding GIY-YIG nuclease family protein — its product is MPFFVYIIVSLQNCTFYKGFSLNPVLRLKQHNDGLSKYTSKLNLGNWFMLSSFLPSLML
- a CDS encoding YceI family protein; the encoded protein is MKSKVYFLMAIVTTALVYWTCTHDDDNITPSGPKITRGTNVHLPGNLTTGNPNEWKFDKVHSSVLWQTRYVGASGLLTGRFNQFGLHDVIDAKAINYTVTTQPLPDSSWAFYENEPAKSYFNGYVQINTSNTGEPGRDAGCNVAGMGTVAIVTGTQNLTPQNLAKIKTKEIKFDPASNGYIVTLDLTYQGKLTAPLTKTIPAKLSYVPKQTVQFGTAAAYDVFGLQLSFQFNCRDYGITSTSIADIIEIQCNANFHNK